The genome window GATTGACTCAGAAGCGTCGATGGAAAGTGCTTTGCGCAGCTTGTTGACTCCGTCTGAGTTTACGGAAGTGACTAAGCGTCTGCAGATATTTCGCATGCTAGAGCAGGGCATACCGCAGCGCCAGATAGCAGAAACGTTAGGCGTGGGTATTGCTACAGTGACGCGTGGATCACGCGCGCTTAAAGGTGAATAACCCATAGATATGGCGATCTGTGTTCGTCGGATAACCAATTATAGAGATCATCATGGCCAAAAAACCTGAACCGATAAAACTGCCCCGCAAGCCGCATTATGTTGCGGTGGCAGCCGATTGCGATTTTTTCGCACTCTTTAAAAAGATCGAAAAGCAGTTTGATACCTGTTTTATGTTGGAGTCTTTGGGCGAAGAGAGCTTTATCTCGCGTTACTCCATCATCGGGTTTGACCCAGAACAGATTTTATATGCGAACGGTAAAACGCTCACCATTCAAGAACGGGATGGCAGCAGCGAGACCTACGAAAGCGATAATCCATACTACTTACTGCGCGATATCATTCCGCAAAATGTGATCTCTCGTAAGTATGCGGGTGGCTTAACCGGTTACCTAGGCTATGACAGCATGAATTACTTTGAGCCTAGCCTGAGCCTGCAAACCAGCGAGCATTTTGATGCGTTCAAATTTGGACTGTTTAAAGACGGTCTTATCCTAGACAAAATGACCGGTGAAATTTTTTACTTCTATTACACCGATAATCGTATTGAGTTGATCAACGAACTTATCGCTCGCCCGTACGAAGGTAATGGCCCCTTAAGCATCACCAATTTGGGCGATACCATGTCCCAAAGCGAGCATGCCGATGCGGTGATGAAGGTGAAACAAGACATCATCGACGGCAAAATATTCCAAACAGAAGTCGGTTTTAAAAAGCGTTTCAAGTTAGAAGGCGACACTATCAATATTTACGAGCAACTGCGTGAAGTAAACCCATCGCCGCAGATGTATTACGTGAAATTTGGAGATCAAAAACTCATTGGTGCAAGCCCAGAGCTGCTGTTCCGTCTACGCCAAGGCGAGATGGAAACCTTCCCGCTGGCCGGCACTGCGATGCGTGGCAAAAACGAAGAAGAAGACCGCGAATTAGCGCGCGTGCTACTCAATGACCCTAAAGAGATTGCCGAGCACAATATGATCGTCGATCTACACCGCAACGACATTGGCCGTGTTGCCCAGTTTGGTACCGTTAAAGTGCGTAGCTTGATGGACATCAAGCGCTTTAGTCATGTACAGCATATCTCCAGTGAGATTGTTGGGATTATCGCCGAAGAACACGACATGTTCTCTGCATTAGCCAGTAACTTCCCCGCCGGTACGTTAACGGGTGCACCTAAAATTGAAGCAATGAAGATCATTGATGATCTTGAAGCGGATGGTCGTGGCCCTTACGGCGGCGCAGTTGGGCACTTCTCGTTTAATGGTGATTGCACATTCGCCATCCCAATTCGTACAGTATTTGCCAATGGTGAACAAGCGTATGTACAAACCTGCGGCGGTAACGTGTACGACTCCAATGCTGAAGATGAGTATGAAGAGATTCGCCGTAAATTTGCCGGTACTAAAAAAGTATTAGATCAGTTTATTAAGGCGGAGGTGTCATCATGAAAGTCTTTATTGTGGATAACTACGACTCCTTTACCTACAACCTGTATCAGTTCATTGGTGAAATTCTGACATCTGAAAAATCGAAAGGGCGTGTGGATGACTTCCAGATCATCGTAAAGCGTAACGATGAAGTCACCTTGGAGCAGATTAAAGCTGAGAATCCAGACCGCATCATTATCTCCCCTGGGCCAGGCTCACCGGATGATGAGAAATACTTTGGCGTGTGCGCACAGGTTATAAAAGAACTGGGTAAATCTACGCCGCTGTTAGGTGTGTGTTTGGGGATGCAGGGTATTACTCATGTATTTGGCGGAAAGGTGGTTAAAGCGCCGCTGCCGATGCACGGTAAAGTTAGCCCTATTAGTCACGATGGTGAGGGGATGTTCCATGAGATTCCTGATCAGTTAGAGGTGATGCGTTATCATTCTTTGATTGCACAATCGGAGAGTTTCCCGCAAGCACTGAAAGTGACAGCTGTGGTAGGTGATCTACAGTTATCTGATTTTGAGAACCCAGCAAAAGTTCGTCAGGGTGGTGAGTTTGAAATTATGGGGGTTCAGCACAGAGAATTTCCTATCTATGGAATTCAATTTCATCCCGAATCCTTCGCAACTGAAGGCGGAAAAGAGCTGATTAAAAACTTTTTGTTTTGTAATGGGTAGTATATGAAGGCGAAGTAACCCCTGCCGGAGATATCCGCCAAGGGGTTGCTTGTAAAGCGTGGAAGCGGCTTTAACGTAGAATGTTAGACAGCTTCGGGTTCGGATCCAATGATGCGCGATAGATAAGAGCAATGTTGCCTATTTCTTGCACAACTGTTGCTTCAACTACAGAGCAAAGCTCTTGTATGAGCTGCTTCTTGATATCTCGATCACCCACAGCAAATTTAACTTTAATCAGCTCGTGGTCTTCAAGTGCGCGGTCCACTTCAAGTTGAATGTTCTCGGTTAAGCCTTTGCCTGCCACCATAACAATGGGGTTGAGGCTGTGGCCAATTGTGCGAAACTGCTTTTTTTGATCAGATGTCAGGGCCATACTAGAATAGTGTTCTCTTTTGGGTGGCAAAGCCACATTAAAAAAACAATTTTACCTGAGAGTTGCTCTCGGTAAAACAACAGAGATTTATTTGTGTCAAGATCTAAAAGTAGCGGTCGTTGGTTGAAGGAACATTTTGATGATCAGTACGTCAAAAAATCGAAAGAACAAGGTTATCGCTCTCGTGCGAGCTTTAAATTATTAGAACTGCAAGATAAAGATAAATTGTTCCGTAAAGGTATGACTGTTGTTGATCTTGGCGCAGCGCCAGGTGGGTGGTCGCAGGTGGCTGCCGAACTGGTGGGGGACCAAGGAAGGGTTGTTGCTTCTGATATTCTTGAGATGGACCCATTACCGGGTGTTGAGTTTGTTCAGGGCGACTTTACGGAAGAGTCTGTGCTTAATGAAATCTTAGATGTTATGGGAAACGAGCTAGCAGACCTTGTAATTTCTGATATGGCCCCCAATATGAGTGGTAATAGCGGTGTCGATCAACCAGCTGGCATATATCTAGTCGAATTAGCGTTAGATATGGCGAAGCAGGTGTTAAAGCCAAACGGTAACTTCGTTGCTAAAGTGTTTCAGGGCGAAGGCTTTGATCAGTATATGGCCGATGTGCGTACACACTTCAAAAAAGTGGTGACACGTAAACCGGATTCATCGCGGGCGCGATCACGAGAAGTGTATATAGTAGGCATAGGGCTTAAGTGATCTATGTGTAACGGTTAGTAAACTGATATAGTTCTACTCTGCTTGTAGAGAATTTTATTGAGGGTTGTCTTTTGAACGATATGGCTAAAAATTTAGTGCTTTGGTTGGTCATCGCTGCAGTACTGCTAACAGTATTTAATAATTTCAGTACTGAGACGGAAACTAGCCGGTTGAACTACTCTGAATTTGTTAAAGAAGTGCAATCTGATCGTGTTTCTAAAGTGGTCATCGACGGGTACAACATTATAGGGACCCGTACTAATGGTGAAACCTTTAAAACGGTTCGCCCAGCGCTGCAAGACCCTAAACTAGTGGATGATTTGTTATCGCATGATGTTGTTGTGGAAGGTAAGCAGCCTGAGCAGCAAAGCATTTGGTCGCAGTTATTAGTGGCGTCATTCCCTATCCTCATCATTATCGCCATATTTATGTTCTTTATGCGTCAGATGCAAGGCGGTGGCGGTAAAGGCGGCCCAATGTCATTTGGTAAATCTAAAGCCAAAATGATGAGTGAAGATCAAATCAAAACCACATTTGATGATGTGGCAGGTGTTGAAGAAGCAAAAGAAGACGTTAAAGAGCTGGTTGACTATCTACGTGACCCGGGCAAGTTTCAGCGCTTAGGTGGTCATATTCCGCGCGGTGTTTTAATGTCAGGTAGCCCAGGTACGGGTAAAACTTTGCTGGCAAAAGCCATTGCTGGTGAAGCGAAAGTGCCTTTCTTTAGTATCTCTGGTTCCGACTTCGTTGAGATGTTTGTCGGTGTGGGTGCTTCTCGTGTGCGTGATATGTTCGAGCAAGCTAAAAAGCACGCGCCATGTATTATCTTTATCGATGAGATTGACGCCGTTGGTCGCCATCGTGGCGTAGGTATGGGTGGTGGTAATGATGAGCGAGAGCAAACATTAAACCAGTTGT of Neptunomonas phycophila contains these proteins:
- a CDS encoding Trp family transcriptional regulator produces the protein MDKTNTENEHIAALVQHLLAIDSEASMESALRSLLTPSEFTEVTKRLQIFRMLEQGIPQRQIAETLGVGIATVTRGSRALKGE
- a CDS encoding anthranilate synthase component I family protein, with translation MAKKPEPIKLPRKPHYVAVAADCDFFALFKKIEKQFDTCFMLESLGEESFISRYSIIGFDPEQILYANGKTLTIQERDGSSETYESDNPYYLLRDIIPQNVISRKYAGGLTGYLGYDSMNYFEPSLSLQTSEHFDAFKFGLFKDGLILDKMTGEIFYFYYTDNRIELINELIARPYEGNGPLSITNLGDTMSQSEHADAVMKVKQDIIDGKIFQTEVGFKKRFKLEGDTINIYEQLREVNPSPQMYYVKFGDQKLIGASPELLFRLRQGEMETFPLAGTAMRGKNEEEDRELARVLLNDPKEIAEHNMIVDLHRNDIGRVAQFGTVKVRSLMDIKRFSHVQHISSEIVGIIAEEHDMFSALASNFPAGTLTGAPKIEAMKIIDDLEADGRGPYGGAVGHFSFNGDCTFAIPIRTVFANGEQAYVQTCGGNVYDSNAEDEYEEIRRKFAGTKKVLDQFIKAEVSS
- a CDS encoding YhbY family RNA-binding protein; translation: MALTSDQKKQFRTIGHSLNPIVMVAGKGLTENIQLEVDRALEDHELIKVKFAVGDRDIKKQLIQELCSVVEATVVQEIGNIALIYRASLDPNPKLSNILR
- a CDS encoding anthranilate synthase component II, encoding MKVFIVDNYDSFTYNLYQFIGEILTSEKSKGRVDDFQIIVKRNDEVTLEQIKAENPDRIIISPGPGSPDDEKYFGVCAQVIKELGKSTPLLGVCLGMQGITHVFGGKVVKAPLPMHGKVSPISHDGEGMFHEIPDQLEVMRYHSLIAQSESFPQALKVTAVVGDLQLSDFENPAKVRQGGEFEIMGVQHREFPIYGIQFHPESFATEGGKELIKNFLFCNG
- the rlmE gene encoding 23S rRNA (uridine(2552)-2'-O)-methyltransferase RlmE: MSRSKSSGRWLKEHFDDQYVKKSKEQGYRSRASFKLLELQDKDKLFRKGMTVVDLGAAPGGWSQVAAELVGDQGRVVASDILEMDPLPGVEFVQGDFTEESVLNEILDVMGNELADLVISDMAPNMSGNSGVDQPAGIYLVELALDMAKQVLKPNGNFVAKVFQGEGFDQYMADVRTHFKKVVTRKPDSSRARSREVYIVGIGLK